The following proteins are encoded in a genomic region of Terriglobales bacterium:
- a CDS encoding alpha/beta fold hydrolase — MPNAIQSLFLSGPTGRLEALLNAGDSDAPYSALVCHPHPVHGGTMHNKVVYHAAKALNSFGLPVLRFNFRGTGLSEGTHDNGRGERDDIRAALEWLEREYGKPIIFAGFSFGAATGLKTCCADQRVVGLIALGTPLAVEERLYTYSYLANCTKPKLMVSGDHDQFAPAANLREIFKLAAEPKEFVLVENADHFFEGKLPLMRDAITEWLPRHFPALAAQRA; from the coding sequence CGGCTCGAAGCACTGCTCAATGCCGGCGATTCAGACGCGCCCTACTCGGCGCTCGTGTGCCATCCGCATCCAGTGCACGGCGGCACAATGCACAACAAGGTTGTGTATCACGCTGCGAAGGCGCTCAACAGCTTCGGTCTACCCGTCCTACGTTTCAATTTTCGCGGCACTGGACTCAGCGAGGGCACACATGACAACGGACGAGGCGAGCGCGACGACATTCGCGCGGCCTTGGAGTGGCTCGAACGGGAATACGGGAAGCCCATCATCTTTGCAGGATTCTCCTTCGGCGCCGCTACAGGATTGAAAACGTGCTGCGCCGATCAGCGCGTTGTGGGACTCATCGCACTGGGTACTCCTCTGGCCGTCGAGGAGCGCCTTTACACGTACTCCTATCTCGCCAATTGCACCAAGCCCAAACTGATGGTCAGCGGCGACCACGATCAGTTCGCGCCGGCGGCCAATCTGCGCGAGATCTTTAAACTCGCTGCCGAGCCAAAGGAGTTTGTGCTGGTCGAGAACGCCGACCATTTCTTTGAAGGCAAGCTGCCGCTGATGCGTGATGCCATCACCGAATGGCTGCCGCGTCACTTCCCTGCTCTCGCGGCACAGCGCGCCTGA